The segment TGAAACGTAATGACGAAATTACCATTGAAGAAATTGAACAACTGGCTCCAACCCATTTGGTCATTTCACCGGGTCCTTGCACGCCTGATGAGGCGGGAATTTCGTTGGAAGCGATAAAATATTTCGCCGGAAAATTACCTATTTTGGGTATCTGCCTAGGGCATCAAGCTATCGGGCAAGCATTTGGCGCGTCTGTTGTAAAAGCGCGTGAAGTGATGCACGGAAAAACATCATCTATCCATCATAACCATCAAGGGGTATTTAAAGGGCTTAATCGACCTTTAACCGTGACTCGCTATCACTCTTTAGTGATTGCAGCAGAAACGCTACCCGCCTCTTTTGATGTCTCCGCGTGGTCACTGAATAATGGGGATATCGATGAAATTATGGGGATCCGCCATAAAACCCTGCCCATTGAAGGGGTCCAATTCCACCCTGAAAGTATTCTCAGCGAACAAGGTCATGAGCTGTTGAGTAATTTTCTCAAGTATTAGTGGTTGATTTTCGCGAATAGCAAAATTAATTATGCATATTTTACCCTTCCCTATTGCTCTTTATTGATTTTTTATTCATATTTGATGCTTATATTTTCACTTAAGCATTCGATAAAGAGCAGGTGAGGGGTATGTCAGAACAACACGCAGTCAATCGGCAGACTTTTGATCAGGTCATGTTACCTATTTTTTCGCCAGCTGAATTTATTCCAGTTAAAGGCGAAGGCAGCCGCGTTTGGGATCAGCAAGGTAAAGAATATATTGATTTCGCAGGCGGGATCGCGGTTTTAGCGCTAGGTCATTGCCATCCAAGCCTCGTTGCGGCTGTACGTGAACAAAGCGAAAAACTTTGGCATGTGAGCAATGTTTTTACCAATGAACAGGCGTTAACACTGGCCCAAAAATTAACGAAAGCAACGTTTGCGGATCGTGCATTCTTTGTGAACTCAGGGTCTGAAGCGAATGAAGCCGCATTCAAGCTAGCGCGTCGTTATGCCATCACCAAGTATAGCCCGTATAAAACGAAGATCATTGCATTCAAGCAAGCATTCCACGGCAGAACATTATTTACTGTCTCAGTTGGCGGACAAGCGAAATATGCCGATGGATTCGGCCCAAAACCTGCGGATATTATTCATGTGCCTTTTAATGACCTTGATGCCGTTAAAGCCGTGATCGATGAAAATACCTGTGCAGTGGTTTTGGAGCCAGTTCAAGGGGAAGGCGGGGTAACCCCAGCAACATCAGAATTTCTGCAAGGAGTTCGTAAACTTTGCGATGAAAATAATGCATTACTTATTTTTGATGAAGTGCAAAGTGGAATGGGGCGTACGGGGAAATTGTTCTCTTATATGCACTACGATGTCACTCCCGATATTTTAACCACTGCAAAAGCGCTCGGAGGCGGTTTCCCTATCAGTGCGATGATCACAACTGCTGAAATTGCGAAAACAATGGAGGTAGGATCTCACGGAACCACCTACGGGGGCAATCCATTGGCATGTGCGGTAGGCAATGCTGCTTTCGATATTATCAATACCGATGAAGTCCTTGATGGTGTTGCTAAACGTCGTGAGTTATTTGTCGCTCATTTAAACAAGCTCAATGACCAATATGGAATTTTCGCTGAAATTCGCGGAATGGGCTTATTAATCGGTGCAGAGCTGAATGGCAAATTGCTGAATCGCTCAAAAGATATTCTACAAGCTTGTGCTGCAGAAGGGCTGATGATGCTTAATGCGGGCACGAATGTATTACGCTTTACTCCATCGCTGATTATTTCTGAAAATGAAATTAATAGCGGGATGGCGAAATTGGAAACTGCAATTAGCAAACTGCTGGTTTAATTGTCTTTTTATAGTGACAGAGGCAAATTTGCCTCTGTCACTGAACTATTATTCAAGTTGTTACTTGTTATTAAGCTTAGCTAATTTTGTTTTAATCTGCGCAGAATGTACTTCTTCTTTGGATATTTGCTCGCTTAGACTATTTAGACTATTTAGACTATGAAGGGTTTCTTGCGTTTTTTTCAACAGCGCATCTAATTTTCTAGTATCGGGTTTTCCTTGATTTGATGCTATTTCTGGTGAGTTTCCATTTAGTGGAAACTGATATTTTTTACTATTATGTTTAGCTCTTAGCATTGATGTTTTAGTTTGGTATATTTCCCCATTAAATTGATATGTTCTCACGGTTGGTTTTACTTTTATATTTCTTCTAGGTAATACTTTATCATTTTTATTATGCGTGGCATGGTTCGAGTTATTATCTTTCAGTTTAGTGGAGCCTGTTTCTATTTTTTTCTGTGCTTTTGTGTTTTCTGATAAATATCCAGAGTCACTAGAATTATTTGAATAATGGCTTGATGAGTTAGAATTTAAGCTTTCATTGCTAGAATATAGCTGATTTTCTATCTTGTTCAGTGAATCCATATTTTCTAAGTGCCGATTTATTGACTTCATGTCAGTCTCATCGACAAGTAATTTATCGAGCTGACGAGTTGATGGAATTGCTAAGCTAACAAGACGGTCGGTGATTCTTTTTTGTAAACTATCTTGAATATGATTGGTATCATCATTCCACTCTAATTCCTCATTGAACTCAAATTCGGTATCACTGCTCTTTGCTTTATTCTCATCTTTTATTTTCGAAATAGAAGCTTTCTGTATCATACTTGATTCAGCTTCTTTTCTTATTCTCTCTTCACCTGCTTTTATTTCATTCTCTTTGTCTGTCTCTATTTTTTTTAGCTGTTCAGCTAATTTAGCTTGTGATGATTTTAGAGTGCTAAGGTTGTTCTCAATCTTCTGAGTCGATGCAGTGTTCTGATAAGTGATTACTTCACTTGATCTTGTTTTTTCATGTTTTATTGGGATCTCAATTCCCTTTTTAAAAGTAACACAAAATTTTTCATTCTTATTTTTATTAAATATACTTTTTAAATAACGAATACCTTTTTCATGAGTCGATTTTATTTCTAAAATCAAATTTGAGAATCGGTTTGATGAACGTTTTAAATTAAATTCTTTAAAAACGTTAGTTTCTGTAGCACTTGTTTTATCAATTAGCATTAGTTCAGTATCCTGTTTTTCATTAATAATTGGCTCATTTTTTATTGAGACGGAATGGTTGAAAATACGTGGGGATTTAAGAATTAAAAAATGGCCATTAGCTTCAATAGCCTCATGGTATTTATAGGGAAGTGTTATTTTCTCTACTGGAGGCGAGTATTTAATTAGATTAATTTCTTTTTGTTCACTTGGCTCAAAATGACAAGTCAATACGGCGAAATGCTTTTTTTGATAATGTAAATTAGATAGGTGATTATTATCGGGTATGCATGAACCAATATTAATGGCTTTTTTTATTTGATTAGATAATGATGAAGTGGTTATGGTTTTATTATCATTGATATTAATGATACTTTCGCTTCTTGGATTGATATTTTTAATCATCGTGTTGTCAACTCTTAATAATGGTTTAGTTACCACTATATTAGTTTGACAATTAACTATAATTATATAAAGAAACGATACTCATCAATGAGAGTATATAGATGAGAGGGGGAAATAAAGGATCCTAAGTAAGAAAAATAGCTTTGTACGTAAAGTATAAAGCTATTTCAATATCGAAGCCTCACCAAGAAGGGTGAGGCTGAAAGGTGAATCAGCGAGTGCCGTAAACAACAATCGTTTTGCCGTGTGCGGAGATTAAGTTTTGATCTTCCAGCATCTTTAAAATACGACCGACAGTTTCGCGAGAACAACCTACGATTTGACCGATTTCCTGACGAGTAATTTTGATTTGCATACCGTCTGGGTGAGTCATTGCATCAGGTTGTTTAGCTAAATTCAATAATGTTTGAGCAATACGACCAGTAACATCTAAGAATGCAAGGTTACCCACTTTTTCGGACGTGGTTTGCAAACGACTTGCCATTTGCGCGGAAAGGCGCATCAGGATATCTGGATTGACTTGAATCAGCTGACGGAATTTTTTGTAAGAAATTTCCGCGACTTCGCAAGCAACTTTCGCGCGAACCCACGCAGTACGTTCTTGCCCTTCTTCAAATAACCCAAGTTCGCCAATGAAATCTCCCTGATTTAAATAAGAGAGAATCATTTCCTTGCCTTCTTCATCTTTGATTAAAACAGCCACTGAGCCTTTAACAATGTAGTAAAGGGTTTCTGCTTTTTCACCCTGATGGATCAGAGTGCTCTTGGATGGATACTTATGAATATGGCAGTGTGACAAAAACCATTCAAGAGTAGGGTCTGTTTGTGGCTTGCCGAGAACCATTAGCGTTATCCTCTGTATGTTATTGCAACCTTTCGAAAAGTAGGGAAAGGCTGACTTTAAAGTGTCAAGCTTAGCATATTAAGTCACATTGATGCCTATTATTAATATCGCCCTAGGCCAATGCAAATTAATATCAATTGTATAATATAATCAATTAAATCGTTGAGTATTGATCTTAATCCTATCAACTAACCATTGTTTGTATCATATCCAATGTAGAAAGTCTCCCCTGTATCGCTTCAGCCTAATAATGCTGATATAACATTGTCTAGATATATGGAACAATGTGACGATAAATATCACTATTTTCGAGAGGAATAAAAATGGAAGCACGCGTAAAGTGGGTTGAAGGGCTCTCTTTTTTAGGTGAGTCGGCATCGGGTCATCAAGTTATGATGGATGGCAATGCTGGAGATAAAGCACCGAGTCCGATGGAAATGGTTCTAATGGCAGCAGGCGGATGCAGTGCGATTGATGTGGTTTCTATTCTGCAAAAAGGTCGTCAGGATATTGTTGATTGTGAAGTAAAATTAACTTCGCAGCGTCGTGAAGAAGCTCCGCGCTATTTTACGGACATCAACCTGCACTTTATTGTGACGGGACGTGAATTAACGGACAAAGTGGTGGAGCGTGCGGTTCAACTTTCTGCAGAAAAATATTGTTCCGTTGCTATCATGTTAGAGAAAACGGTTAACGTGACTCATAGCTTCGAAATTAAAACGCTGTAATTGTTTTCTTGCTATTAAGATGCTTATCGATAATTAAGATAAGCATCTTGTTATTTATCTCTTTAATGAGAATCTCAAACTACCCATTTCGCTGTTTCATTAATTTTTCCACTAATGGCATCATAATAAGTTCCATCGCGAGTCCTAATTTCCCACCGGGTACCACAATGGTATTCATCGCTGAAATAAACGAGCCATTTAACATGGATAATAAATAAGGGAAATCGATCTGCTCTAATCCTCTAAAGCGAATAACGATAAAACTTTCGTCCTGTGAAGGTATTGCTTTGGCAGAGAAAGGGTTAGAGGTGTCAACGGTAGGAACTCGTTGGAAGTTAATATGGGTACGAGAAAACTGCGGCGTAATATAGTTAATATAATCCCCCATCGAACGTACAACGGAATCCATCACCGCTTCACGGGAATGTCCTCGCTCGGTGGTATCGCGGATGAGTTTTTGGATCCATTCAAGGTTAACAATTGGCACTACACCCACAAGCAAATCAACATGTTGTGCAACATCGTGCTCTGGGGTAACTACTCCGCCATGTAATCCTTCATAAAACAGCACATCGGTATTGGCTGGTAGCGATTCCCACGGGGTAAACGTGCCAGGTTGCAGGCCATAGGGCACCGCTTCATCGTAAGTATGTAAATATTTTCGAGATTGACCGCTGCCAGTTTTAGCATAGTCAATTAGCGTCTGTTCAAGTAGAGAAAAATCGTTGGCCTCAGGGCCGAAATAGCTGATATGGCGCCCTTGCTCGCGGGCTTTACGAATAGCCATATCCATTTCAGGGCGGGTATAACGATGAAAACTATCCCCCTCAAGGGTGGCTGGGCGGATATTTAATTGATGGAAAATTTTACGAAAAGCTTGGCTCGTTGAGGTTGTTCCTGCGCCACTCGAACCCGTCACTGCAATAATCGGATGCTTCTTCGACATAGTGGACTCCCTGTTTTACGCCATGACCACTATTTTTGAGAAACAGCGCTACGGGCGAAACTGGTTATTAGGCATGAAATTTACCGATTCATGTAACTCAGACCAGACTAGCACAATTTCGCCAGAAACTAACTGCCGTTTCACATCATTCACTTTGTCCTGCAAGCTTTTTTCGTGAACGCCGTAATCGGTTCCTTCGCGTAAAACATAACTCTCGATAAGGTTTTCGAGCGTTTCAGGAGCGAGGTCTTTCCACGGAATAATCATGATTTTTGCTCATTCAAATACGCTGTTAGCCACAGAGGAATACGAGTTTCTAACCACATTTGTGGCTTTCTAAAACTACCGCCGACAAAGCCGACGTGTCCACCATGTTCCGTCATTTGGTATTCAATATTTTCGGGTAAATGACTTAAATCAGGCACGACTTCGGGCGCCATAAACGGGTCGTCTTTTGCGTGAATAATCAGGGTTGGCTTAGTAATCTGAGATAACTTAGGTAGCGCGCTGCATTTTTGATAATAATCCGCAGCATCATCAAAACCATGAATACGTGCGGTGATCACATCATCAAATTCACGAATGCGTTTTAACTGTTTAAGCTGCAACAAATTAAGAGGAAGTGAACCGGGATAGCGCACCAGTTTGCGGGTAGCGTTACGTTTCAATCCATTTAATAGGTAACGTTGATAGAGCTGAGAAATTCCTTTCTCCATTTTCATGGAGCAGGCTTCAAGCATTAATGGGGCCGAGACAACGACGCCGGCATCTAATTCAGCATTCTCACCATTTTCAGCTAAATAACAGGCGAGCATATTACCGCCAAGGGAATAGCCTACCGCGGCGGTGGGGGCATCACCCCATGTCTGTTTTAGCCAATGTAAAAAATAGCGCGCATCGCTGGTTTCACCAGAATGGTAAATACGTTTTTGACGGTTAGGTTCACCGCTGCATCCTCTAAAATGCATGATCACGCCGAGCCACCCTTGCTTTTGGGCACTTTCTAACATCCCGTGGGCATAGGGGCTTTTAAAATTTCCTTCCAACCCATGAAAAATCACTAAACGAGGCTTTTTTCTCGCTTGTTCTGGGTTTTCACTCCAAGCAAGATCGATAAAATCACCATCAGGCAATTCTAATCGCTGCCATGTTGGGATAATTTTCGGGGTACGACGAAAGATCCTTGGCAATAAGGTTTGGAGGTGTGGGTTCTTTGCCCAACTCATTGGGTGGAAATTTTCTGACATGGCCTTATTTTTTATTTAGTGGGACGCTTGTGAGTCACATAACATACTGTTATTTTTCTGTGATGCAAGTAAACAAATCTAGAAACAAATTTAGGTTGAGGAACATAGTATAAATGACTCTGGGGCTAATTTTTTCGCTTTTTACGTTTTTATTCATTGCAGCAGTCACGCCCGGCCCTAATAACATGTTGTTGACCTCTTGTGCCGCTAACTACGGCTTTCGTCGCAGTATCGGATTATTATTAGGAATAATGCTGGGCATGCAGTCAATTTTATATTTGTCTGCATTCGGTGTTGCCGCGCTATTACTATTATATCCTGCAATTTATATTGTGCTGAAAATCATTGGTAGCGTTTATTTATTATGGCTAGCATGGAAAACCGCTACCGCCAGCTACGAGCCACTCAAAACAGACAGCAAAGCCTCTAAAAGCGTCACTTGGTTTCAAGGTGGATTATTGCAGTTCTTAAACCCAAAAGCATGGATGATGGGGCTCGGCGCAGTAGGGAGTTTTAGTCTTCCAGGCGAGTTATTTACTCAGTCCATCATTGTGATGAGCATCGCTTTTGTGATTGTGAATTTTGTCGCGGGCTTGATTTGGATGGGTTTTGGTTCTTTGATTGGGGTTTTCTTACGTAGTCGTCGTGCATGGTTTATTTTCAACCTTGTGATGGGGATACTGACCGCCGCGTGTGTGCCGCTAATTTGGTTGGAGTGAGTTTTTCACGCAGAAAAAAGGCACCTAAGGTGCCTTTTTTGCTTTTCAATCCACGTTATTCTCTAGTCTAAATCGACATTTTTACTACCGAACAGATAGGTGAAAATAAACCCGCACAGATAAGAGACTAAGACACCGCCGGCATACACCGCCATTGCAGGAAGCACGCCTTGGTCTGACGTCATCAACGGAATCGCGATTAACCCTGAAGGACCGAATACGGTATTTAACCCAACAGGTAGACCCATCCACGCGACCGCTCCGATAAAGAAACCACCGGCCGCGCCACCTAAACAGGCGGTTACAAACGGCTTCACTCGTGGTAACGTCACCCCGTAAATCAATGGTTCACCAATACCTAAGAAGCCGGGGAAGAGTGCACCGCCAATTTGACTGCGGGTAACAGAGCCTTTCTTCGCCTTCACATACAGTGCCAGTGCCGCACCCACTTGACCCGCACCTGCCATCGCTAAGATTGGGAATAACGAGTTAAACCCTTGCGCTTCAACTAACGCGACATACACTGGAATAAAGCCTTGGTGGACACCGAACATTACCGCAATCAGGAACAGACCCGCTAAGACGGCTGTGCCGATAGGGTTTCCGTTTAAGTGCATGAATAGCCAAGACATTCCTTCGAATAACCAGACGCCAATAGGCATGATGAAGACAAAGGTCGCAGCGCCGACGATTAACAGCGTAATCGTTGAGGTTAAAATAATATCCAAACTGGCCGGAATGATTTTGCGCACTTGTTTTTCAACCCAAGCACCAAAAATACAGGCAATTAGGATCCCGATAATGTTGCCTCTCGGGTCGATATACCAACCAAAGAAGTCTGTCATACCAGAATAGAAGCCTTTAGTGGCCGCCGGGTCGTAACCTAAAATAAACAGCGCAGCGATAATGGCACCGTTAACGCCACTTCCCCCAAACGCTTTTTGGGCGTTATAACCAATCAACAATCCCATAAAGGTGAATAACCCTTTACCGAATACACTCATATACGCAATTAAGCTTTTGAGGTGGGCAAGCTGGGTTGAATCCGCAGGGAATAAATTTTGGTTCGCTGATAATAATGTGAGTAATGACGCCAAGCCCATTAAGAGACCCGCGCCGATAAAGCCCGGAATTAATGGGGTAAAAATAGTCGCAAATTTAGATAAAAAGCGATGAACGGCGCTGGTTTGTTTTTTCTTCAGCTGCTGTTTATTGGCTGAAGCAATCTCTTTCAGATCTTGGGTCGCGGTAGAGTCATGAGTTTCATCCACTTCGCCATTTTCTAGCATTTGCTTCATTAAATCCGCGGCGGCTTGGGCTTTTCCAGGGCCCAAAACAATTTGCAGTTGGTCGTCACTTTCTAGTACGCCCAGTACCCCGGGGATTTTTTTGATTTCGGTTTTATCGATAAACTGGTCATCATGTAAGGTGAGTCGTAAACGCGTCATGCAGTTACCGCACTGCTTGATATTGCGACCACCACCCACGTGTTGCAGGATCTGCTGTATCATTTCATTTGTTATTTTAGCCATACTGTTTCTCTCATTGAGATCCGCCAATTAGGCGGATTTTGCGATGTTGAGGGCAGTGCGAATAAAGCCATGATTTTTAGCGAGTAATTGACGAGCTTCATCCGCATTTAAGCCAGATAAAATCATCAAAATCGCGGTCTTACAGTGTCTATCACATTGTTGTAATGCAGATTCTGCACTTTGGCGGTCGCATTCGGTTGCTTCCATCACAATCTTAGTCTGGCGCTCAATGAGCTTAGCGTTAGTCGCTTCCACATCGACCATTAAATTGCCAAAGACTTTACCGATGCGGATCATCGCCCCTGTGGTGATCATATTTAAAATCAGTTTTTGTGCGGTTCCCGCTTTCATGCGCGAAGAGCCAGTGACAACTTCAGCACCCACAATCGGAGTGATGGCAATGTCAGCGGCTTGGGAGACAGGGCTATCAGGGTTACAGCTAATTGAGGCAACGGTTGCACCTAAGGAGCGTGCATATTTCATGGCACCCAGAACATAAGGCGTGCGGCCACTGGCGGCGATCCCAACTAAAATATCTTTTTGATTAAAATCGATGTTCTTTAAGTCTTGCTCCCCTAACTCGGGTTTATCTTCCGCATTTTCAACCGCACGGAAGATGGCTTGGTGACCACCAGCAATCAGCCCAATAACTTGTTCATGAGGGGTTCCATAGGTAGGTGGGCACTCACTGGCATCGAGGATCCCTAAACGTCCCGAAGTACCCGCACCGGAATAAATCAGACGTCCACCTTGTTGGAAAGCTGCCGCAACTTTATCGACCAATTCTGCAATTTGCGGTAAGGTTTTTTCGACAGCCAAAGGGACTTTTTTATCTTCATTGTTGATTACTTGAAGCATTTCAATGGTAGATAATTGGTCAATGTGGGTACTGGCTTCGTTACGGCTTTCCGTGACCATCTTGCTTAAATCAATCGACATAGTAATAACTCCTTAAACGTATCATGAGGGGTATGCTATGGAATTATTTATTCCTTTGATGTGATAATCATCACGGTACTATCTATTCTCCCTTGTCAATATAAGCGAATAAATTTGGTTATTTATTGCCCTGTAAGTTAATAGTAATTTGAATTTAAATAATTAATTACCAAGCATTGAGTTTTTATTAAAGGAATAATTTATTTGTAAATTTATTCTGTCGATGAAGGTTTATCTTCTTGAGGGCTACTATGACGTTACTCGATACCATCACGTACCTATTACCGAGATTAGCGGAAAATCAACGTAAAATTGCACAATTTATCTTGGAAAGTCCGGAAAACGTGCTGAAACTATCATCTTCACAGTTAGCGGAGCAGTTGGGGATCAGCCAATCCGCTATAGTGAAGTTTAGTCAAAAGCTAGGTGTAAAGGGGTACCCCGCGCTGAAATTGGCGCTAAGTGAAATCATTGGTCGCCAACAGCAAGAGTTGGGGGAGCCTCACCGTGCGTTGCATAACCGTATTACGCAAACGGATAGCTTGATGGTGGTCGCGCAGAAGCTGGCATTAGAGAAAAATTATTCCATCACAGAAACCACAAAACGTCTTGATTTCAAACAGTTTGAAAAAATTATTGAGCGTATAGACCATGCGCAGCGTGTGCAAATTGTCGGCATTGGCGGTTCAGGACTCACCGCGAAAGATTTAAGCTATAAGCTTCAGAAAATCGGTATTACTACGCTCGTGGAACCTGATCATCACGTTCAAATTGCGGCAGCATTAACCTTGACGCCGAAAGATGTGCAAATCGTCATTTCCTTCTCTGGCAAGCGTAAAGATATGCTCACCGCCGCCAATATAGGGCATCAAAATGGTGCTTGCGTTATCGCTATCACGCGCTCGAAAGAGTCTCCACTCGCTCAAATGTCTGATTATATGATGGAAAGTGTGGCGGAAGAAAACGAATGGCGCAGCTCATCAATTTCTTCAAGAACGGCACAAAATACCCTGACCGATTTACTGTTCATGGCGTTGTTACAAAAACGGGAAGATAAAGCGAAAGCATTGGTGATGAATGCCAAAGTGATGATTAATAAACTTGATGAATAACTGTTAATACCCCGATAACTTTGCAAAATAATCTTATCTGCGTTAAGACTAAAGGAGGAATTATTTCGCTTAAAACAATTCATTGAGGGAGAGTCCATGAGGGCATTGATCGTTTATACCGAGCTAACAGAT is part of the Providencia zhijiangensis genome and harbors:
- a CDS encoding aminodeoxychorismate synthase component II is translated as MLLLIDNYDSFTYNLYQYFCELGAEVLVKRNDEITIEEIEQLAPTHLVISPGPCTPDEAGISLEAIKYFAGKLPILGICLGHQAIGQAFGASVVKAREVMHGKTSSIHHNHQGVFKGLNRPLTVTRYHSLVIAAETLPASFDVSAWSLNNGDIDEIMGIRHKTLPIEGVQFHPESILSEQGHELLSNFLKY
- a CDS encoding aspartate aminotransferase family protein; the protein is MSEQHAVNRQTFDQVMLPIFSPAEFIPVKGEGSRVWDQQGKEYIDFAGGIAVLALGHCHPSLVAAVREQSEKLWHVSNVFTNEQALTLAQKLTKATFADRAFFVNSGSEANEAAFKLARRYAITKYSPYKTKIIAFKQAFHGRTLFTVSVGGQAKYADGFGPKPADIIHVPFNDLDAVKAVIDENTCAVVLEPVQGEGGVTPATSEFLQGVRKLCDENNALLIFDEVQSGMGRTGKLFSYMHYDVTPDILTTAKALGGGFPISAMITTAEIAKTMEVGSHGTTYGGNPLACAVGNAAFDIINTDEVLDGVAKRRELFVAHLNKLNDQYGIFAEIRGMGLLIGAELNGKLLNRSKDILQACAAEGLMMLNAGTNVLRFTPSLIISENEINSGMAKLETAISKLLV
- the crp gene encoding cAMP-activated global transcriptional regulator CRP, which gives rise to MVLGKPQTDPTLEWFLSHCHIHKYPSKSTLIHQGEKAETLYYIVKGSVAVLIKDEEGKEMILSYLNQGDFIGELGLFEEGQERTAWVRAKVACEVAEISYKKFRQLIQVNPDILMRLSAQMASRLQTTSEKVGNLAFLDVTGRIAQTLLNLAKQPDAMTHPDGMQIKITRQEIGQIVGCSRETVGRILKMLEDQNLISAHGKTIVVYGTR
- a CDS encoding OsmC family protein gives rise to the protein MEARVKWVEGLSFLGESASGHQVMMDGNAGDKAPSPMEMVLMAAGGCSAIDVVSILQKGRQDIVDCEVKLTSQRREEAPRYFTDINLHFIVTGRELTDKVVERAVQLSAEKYCSVAIMLEKTVNVTHSFEIKTL
- a CDS encoding phosphoribulokinase, which codes for MSKKHPIIAVTGSSGAGTTSTSQAFRKIFHQLNIRPATLEGDSFHRYTRPEMDMAIRKAREQGRHISYFGPEANDFSLLEQTLIDYAKTGSGQSRKYLHTYDEAVPYGLQPGTFTPWESLPANTDVLFYEGLHGGVVTPEHDVAQHVDLLVGVVPIVNLEWIQKLIRDTTERGHSREAVMDSVVRSMGDYINYITPQFSRTHINFQRVPTVDTSNPFSAKAIPSQDESFIVIRFRGLEQIDFPYLLSMLNGSFISAMNTIVVPGGKLGLAMELIMMPLVEKLMKQRNG
- a CDS encoding YheU family protein: MIIPWKDLAPETLENLIESYVLREGTDYGVHEKSLQDKVNDVKRQLVSGEIVLVWSELHESVNFMPNNQFRP
- a CDS encoding hydrolase, giving the protein MSENFHPMSWAKNPHLQTLLPRIFRRTPKIIPTWQRLELPDGDFIDLAWSENPEQARKKPRLVIFHGLEGNFKSPYAHGMLESAQKQGWLGVIMHFRGCSGEPNRQKRIYHSGETSDARYFLHWLKQTWGDAPTAAVGYSLGGNMLACYLAENGENAELDAGVVVSAPLMLEACSMKMEKGISQLYQRYLLNGLKRNATRKLVRYPGSLPLNLLQLKQLKRIREFDDVITARIHGFDDAADYYQKCSALPKLSQITKPTLIIHAKDDPFMAPEVVPDLSHLPENIEYQMTEHGGHVGFVGGSFRKPQMWLETRIPLWLTAYLNEQKS
- a CDS encoding LysE family translocator, giving the protein MTLGLIFSLFTFLFIAAVTPGPNNMLLTSCAANYGFRRSIGLLLGIMLGMQSILYLSAFGVAALLLLYPAIYIVLKIIGSVYLLWLAWKTATASYEPLKTDSKASKSVTWFQGGLLQFLNPKAWMMGLGAVGSFSLPGELFTQSIIVMSIAFVIVNFVAGLIWMGFGSLIGVFLRSRRAWFIFNLVMGILTAACVPLIWLE
- the murP gene encoding PTS N-acetylmuramic acid transporter subunit IIBC → MAKITNEMIQQILQHVGGGRNIKQCGNCMTRLRLTLHDDQFIDKTEIKKIPGVLGVLESDDQLQIVLGPGKAQAAADLMKQMLENGEVDETHDSTATQDLKEIASANKQQLKKKQTSAVHRFLSKFATIFTPLIPGFIGAGLLMGLASLLTLLSANQNLFPADSTQLAHLKSLIAYMSVFGKGLFTFMGLLIGYNAQKAFGGSGVNGAIIAALFILGYDPAATKGFYSGMTDFFGWYIDPRGNIIGILIACIFGAWVEKQVRKIIPASLDIILTSTITLLIVGAATFVFIMPIGVWLFEGMSWLFMHLNGNPIGTAVLAGLFLIAVMFGVHQGFIPVYVALVEAQGFNSLFPILAMAGAGQVGAALALYVKAKKGSVTRSQIGGALFPGFLGIGEPLIYGVTLPRVKPFVTACLGGAAGGFFIGAVAWMGLPVGLNTVFGPSGLIAIPLMTSDQGVLPAMAVYAGGVLVSYLCGFIFTYLFGSKNVDLD
- the murQ gene encoding N-acetylmuramic acid 6-phosphate etherase translates to MSIDLSKMVTESRNEASTHIDQLSTIEMLQVINNEDKKVPLAVEKTLPQIAELVDKVAAAFQQGGRLIYSGAGTSGRLGILDASECPPTYGTPHEQVIGLIAGGHQAIFRAVENAEDKPELGEQDLKNIDFNQKDILVGIAASGRTPYVLGAMKYARSLGATVASISCNPDSPVSQAADIAITPIVGAEVVTGSSRMKAGTAQKLILNMITTGAMIRIGKVFGNLMVDVEATNAKLIERQTKIVMEATECDRQSAESALQQCDRHCKTAILMILSGLNADEARQLLAKNHGFIRTALNIAKSA
- a CDS encoding MurR/RpiR family transcriptional regulator, giving the protein MTLLDTITYLLPRLAENQRKIAQFILESPENVLKLSSSQLAEQLGISQSAIVKFSQKLGVKGYPALKLALSEIIGRQQQELGEPHRALHNRITQTDSLMVVAQKLALEKNYSITETTKRLDFKQFEKIIERIDHAQRVQIVGIGGSGLTAKDLSYKLQKIGITTLVEPDHHVQIAAALTLTPKDVQIVISFSGKRKDMLTAANIGHQNGACVIAITRSKESPLAQMSDYMMESVAEENEWRSSSISSRTAQNTLTDLLFMALLQKREDKAKALVMNAKVMINKLDE